The following proteins are encoded in a genomic region of Brachypodium distachyon strain Bd21 chromosome 1, Brachypodium_distachyon_v3.0, whole genome shotgun sequence:
- the LOC100844856 gene encoding tRNA threonylcarbamoyladenosine dehydratase isoform X1: protein MDDRARQWLLLAAVAGAGTAFGALSAASLLNFLSRSKRREGYVRNLLESNGGTSGSDGLGTRLRAANSSDLLSDEVVSEQLTRNIQFFGVESQRKVTESFVVVIGLGGVGSHAASMLLRSGVGRLLLVDFDQVSLSSLNRHAVATRDDVGTPKASCLKKHFSMIYPECQIEARVQLYDPSAEDEILSGQPDFVLDCIDNIDTKVSLLAACARRGLRVLSAMGAGARADPTRIRVADLRESTNDPLSRAVRYRLKKDHGIEGGIPVVFSLEKPKAKLLPFQASKEEETPSDYQIVPGFRVRIIPVLGTIPAIFGQVMASYVVTQLAKLDFQTEPIVNLDLDHYRVLHQRLLEHEELIYGSAEQVLVDAQEVMYAVKELWCGRSARDQNLKDTGRKMWRSVNELMLVRWDKSKPAGVSNLILLKFSEADAHESTTLAQIKEEEPEFYTMVSHVLKRAETEFAL, encoded by the exons ATGGACGACAGGGCGAGGCAGTGGCTCCTccttgccgccgtcgccggtgcCGGCACCGCCTTCGGCGCGCTATCCGCTGCCTCCCTACTCAATTTCCTCTCTAG ATCCAAGCGGAGAGAGGGCTACGTGCGCAACCTGTTAGAATCGAATGGCGGTACCAGCG GCAGTGATGGATTGGGAACACGTCTGCGCGCTGCCAATAGCTCGGATCTTCTTTCTGATGAAGTTGTCTCTGAGCAGCTTACAAG GAATATACAATTTTTTGGCGTCGAATCTCAGAGGAAAGTTACTGAATCTTTTGTTGTAGTCATTGGTCTTGGAGGGGTTGGCAGTCATGCTGCTTCCATGCTCCTGAGATCTGGGGTTGGCAGATTGCTCCTAGTAGATTTTGACCAG GTCTCACTCTCATCATTAAATCGGCATGCTGTGGCAACCAGAGATGATGTTGGGACCCCAAAAGCATCATGCCTCAAGAAGCATTTCTCGATGATATATCCAGAGTGCCAAATAGAAGCAAGAGTGCAGCTGTATGACCCATCAGCCGAGGATGAAATTCTTTCTGGACAGCCTGATTTTGTTCTTGATTGCATAGATAACATTGATACTAAG GTATCTCTCCTTGCGGCTTGCGCACGCAGAGGTTTAAGGGTACTTTCTGCAATGGGGGCTGGAGCTCGAGCGGACCCAACCCGAATTCGTGTTGCAGATTTGAGAGAATCTACCAATGATCCCCTTTCTCGGGCG GTGCGGTATCGGCTGAAGAAGGATCATGGAATTGAAGGTGGAATACCAGTAGTTTTTTCGTTGGAGAAGCCCAAGGCAAAACTACTTCCCTTTCAAGCTTCGAAAGAAGAGGAAACTCCATCAGATTACCAG ATTGTGCCAGGATTCAGGGTTCGCATTATCCCAGTACTGGGAACTATCCCTGCAATATTTGGTCAAGTTATGGCCTCATATGTGGTTACTCAGCTCGCCAAATTAGATTTTCAAACAGAACCGATTGTTAACCTGGATTTGGATCATTACCGTGTTCTTCACCAGCGTCTTCTTGAGCACGAGGAGTTGATATATGGGTCAGCTGAGCAAGTTTTG GTTGATGCTCAAGAGGTGATGTACGCTGTAAAAGAATTGTGGTGTGGTCGAAGTGCTAGGGACCAAAACCTGAAGGACACTGGCCGGAAAATGTGGAGATCTGTCAATGAACTAATGCTTGTTCG GTGGGACAAATCAAAGCCTGCTGGCGTGTCAAACTTAATACTTCTCAAGTTCAGCGAG GCGGATGCACATGAATCCACCACGCTCGCTcaaataaaagaagaagaacctgAATTTTATACCATGGTTTCACATGTGTTGAAGCGAGCTGAAACAGAGTTTGCTTTATGA
- the LOC100844856 gene encoding tRNA threonylcarbamoyladenosine dehydratase isoform X2, giving the protein MAVPAAVMDWEHVCALPIARIFFLMKLSLSSLQVIGLGGVGSHAASMLLRSGVGRLLLVDFDQVSLSSLNRHAVATRDDVGTPKASCLKKHFSMIYPECQIEARVQLYDPSAEDEILSGQPDFVLDCIDNIDTKVSLLAACARRGLRVLSAMGAGARADPTRIRVADLRESTNDPLSRAVRYRLKKDHGIEGGIPVVFSLEKPKAKLLPFQASKEEETPSDYQIVPGFRVRIIPVLGTIPAIFGQVMASYVVTQLAKLDFQTEPIVNLDLDHYRVLHQRLLEHEELIYGSAEQVLVDAQEVMYAVKELWCGRSARDQNLKDTGRKMWRSVNELMLVRWDKSKPAGVSNLILLKFSEADAHESTTLAQIKEEEPEFYTMVSHVLKRAETEFAL; this is encoded by the exons ATGGCGGTACCAGCG GCAGTGATGGATTGGGAACACGTCTGCGCGCTGCCAATAGCTCGGATCTTCTTTCTGATGAAGTTGTCTCTGAGCAGCTTACAAG TCATTGGTCTTGGAGGGGTTGGCAGTCATGCTGCTTCCATGCTCCTGAGATCTGGGGTTGGCAGATTGCTCCTAGTAGATTTTGACCAG GTCTCACTCTCATCATTAAATCGGCATGCTGTGGCAACCAGAGATGATGTTGGGACCCCAAAAGCATCATGCCTCAAGAAGCATTTCTCGATGATATATCCAGAGTGCCAAATAGAAGCAAGAGTGCAGCTGTATGACCCATCAGCCGAGGATGAAATTCTTTCTGGACAGCCTGATTTTGTTCTTGATTGCATAGATAACATTGATACTAAG GTATCTCTCCTTGCGGCTTGCGCACGCAGAGGTTTAAGGGTACTTTCTGCAATGGGGGCTGGAGCTCGAGCGGACCCAACCCGAATTCGTGTTGCAGATTTGAGAGAATCTACCAATGATCCCCTTTCTCGGGCG GTGCGGTATCGGCTGAAGAAGGATCATGGAATTGAAGGTGGAATACCAGTAGTTTTTTCGTTGGAGAAGCCCAAGGCAAAACTACTTCCCTTTCAAGCTTCGAAAGAAGAGGAAACTCCATCAGATTACCAG ATTGTGCCAGGATTCAGGGTTCGCATTATCCCAGTACTGGGAACTATCCCTGCAATATTTGGTCAAGTTATGGCCTCATATGTGGTTACTCAGCTCGCCAAATTAGATTTTCAAACAGAACCGATTGTTAACCTGGATTTGGATCATTACCGTGTTCTTCACCAGCGTCTTCTTGAGCACGAGGAGTTGATATATGGGTCAGCTGAGCAAGTTTTG GTTGATGCTCAAGAGGTGATGTACGCTGTAAAAGAATTGTGGTGTGGTCGAAGTGCTAGGGACCAAAACCTGAAGGACACTGGCCGGAAAATGTGGAGATCTGTCAATGAACTAATGCTTGTTCG GTGGGACAAATCAAAGCCTGCTGGCGTGTCAAACTTAATACTTCTCAAGTTCAGCGAG GCGGATGCACATGAATCCACCACGCTCGCTcaaataaaagaagaagaacctgAATTTTATACCATGGTTTCACATGTGTTGAAGCGAGCTGAAACAGAGTTTGCTTTATGA